The DNA window TTTATAAACTAAAAGAACGAAGTGAATTATTTCATTTAGCCTAAACATAAATAATAAATATAAAAAGGCAGACCTTGGGTCTGCCTTCTGTTTATAAGTAGTTAAGGTAACTATCTAGTCAGGATAATCTTACTGGAATAAATTTTTCTATCCTTTGTCTGTACGTTAAGTATATATACTCCGGTGGGAATCGCTGAAGGTAATTCAAATGTTTTTGACGTAAACTTCGAGTGATAAACTTCTTTCCCTGAAGTATTGGTGATGAAGATATTGGAATCTATGAATAAGATGTTTCCATTCAAGGTGATCTGCCCTGTTGTCGGATTTGGTGAAACTCTAAAGAATTCATTTTCATGGGAAGATGAAACCTTCGAAGTTGTAAAGCTATTTGCTGGAGAATGTGAGTAAGCATTGAAGAGTTCTTCCGGATAAAGTTTCCGGTTATAAATCAGAAATTCGTCGATTTGTGATGATTTATAAGAAATAATAAATTCATTATTGAGATTTGCTCCTTGTATATAATATGGAGCCCAATGAGTAGTTTGAATTGTTAAAGGATACGTGCTTGAAAAATTATTACTATGAAATAGCATGAATGGCCCGGTTAGCCCTTGAGTATTAACGGTCAAGCGTACATCTACAGGATAATAGGGCGGGTTGGTTTGGTTGTTAGGAGCGTAAAGAGTGCTTGAAACCGCATACGGGGGTGTAGGATCATTGTTGAAGTTGATGACGTAGAAGTTGAAGGATCCAGCAATGGCAGGATTGCTCCTGAACATTTTTCCGAAGTATGCCTTGTTGCTATGAAGGTTATTTTCATTAACAGGTTTTATAATGATGCTATCTTGTGTAATCTTTATTTTTTCTCCATAGATAGTCAGATCAATAGAGCCCGCCTTTTCAATTCGTGCCCAGAACGAAACAGTTCTTGGTTCTCTGGGAGAAGGAACATTCAGATAATTATTACCTTTGAGTACATAAGTTGAATCTGCCGAAGAATAGGTAAGACCCTGATCGCATATCATATTCCCTGAAAAAGATTCTTCGTGAGAACTAATGCGAGTTAAGTCGAGGCCTCCACTTGGGATGTCTAAAGTATTACCGTTAAATGAATAATGATGAATTGGATAAAGGGCAGGCATACATCTGTCCTCGTAGTAAGCATAATAAATTCTTAGTCCCCCGCTTACATTAAGAAGTCCCCCGTTCAGTGTTATTTTAACCCGATCGTATTGTGCTGTGGGAGTAAGCTCAATGGTTGCTCTGTTATTGACTTGTGCGTCAAGCGTAAGAATGCTGCTGTTTATTATTTTAGCATCATTATTGGAAATATCACCTTTCATTGTTTCCACCGTAGCACCATTCAATAATCCGATTGATAGAGGAGTATTATCCGTACCAATACCGATGGCTAGCTTTTTAGTGGTAGATTCCTGGAAAATAAGAGTTTGTTCTATTTTGGCCAAAGCTCCAATGCCAAATTTTAAGGTAGAATAATCACTTTCGTTACTCCCTACAGCATTTTGTTGATTAAATATATTGCAACCTAAACATATTCCAGTAATTTGATTGATCTGGCTGCTGGAATAAATCTTATTTTGTGCGAAGGATAATGTACCTGATAGAAGGAAAAAGATATACACTATAACTTGTGTCATACGGTAATCAGTTAGTAAGTTTGTTTTCATGTAATTAGTGTTTGGTTTTTTATAAAACTTGGCAATGAGAAGTATTGCATAGACAAAAAAACCCGGCAAGCTCTTAAGCTTGCCGGGTTTAAGTTGATAGCTTATTTAATAATAAGTTTATTAGAATACATTTTTCCTTCTTTTGTCTTGATAGTCATGATATAAACACCTTGTGGCTGCTTAGTCTCAAATGTATTAGACGTTAATTTAGAACGATAAACCTCTTTTCCTGAAGTATTAGTTAGGCTTACTTCACTACCTTCCAGCGGAAGTTTTTTGTCCAAAGTAATTTGTCCGTCCTGATTATGAGCCATAAAGTTGATGTATGGATCTTTGTATTGGTAAGCATAATACAATCGTAAAGCACCATTAACACTTAACAATCCTCCGTTAAGATTTACCTTAATACGATCAAACGGTTTGTTCATTGTAAGCTCAAGTTCTCCTTTGCTTGGATCTGTACCTCCCAATTTGATAGCATCATTGTTTAGATTTTGATAATCGTTGTTAGATACATCTCCATTGAATGTTTCGATGGAAATACCACTGATCAATTGTGCCGAAAGCATCACCTGATCTGTTCCAAAACCAAGTACAAACTTATTGGTACCCATAGCTATATTAGTCGCAGGGAAGATCAAAGTTTGTTCAGTTCTTGCTAATAATCCTACAGAAACCTGTAATGTAGAATAATCGCTTTCGTTACTTCCCACTGCATTCTGTGGGTTTAATACACCACATCCCAGGCAAATACCTACCACCTGGTTGGTTTGACTGCTTGCATAGATTTTAGTAATCTGTGCAAAAGACGTTGCACTTGTTAAAAACAGGAATGAAGCCATAATAGCCGCTTTCATAGCGCGCTGGCCAAGTAATAAATGAGTTTTCATATCTAGAAAATTTTGGGTTTTTAAGTTTTTACTAATTTACACATAAAATGATTATGTTGGCAATTTTATTTCATAATTATGTGATTTGTTAATAATAAATTTGTTTTGATGTTGTATAATTTAATTTTAATTAATAATGCAACGGCTTCTCTGTTTTAAAATCAGATAAAATAAATGCGGCAACTTTAAAAGCTGCCGCATGAAAGGAAAAACAGTTATTATTTATTTAATCATGATTTTGCGTGAATATGCTTTGCCTTCTTTTGTCTGAAGTGTCATAATGTACACCCCTCCGGACTGTTGGGGATCAAATGTGTTTGATCTCAGGGTCGAACGATATACTTCTTTTCCTGATGTATTCACTAAGGTAACCTCAGAACCTTGTACAGGAACATTACCGCCAAGAGTAATTTGTCCGTTTTGGCTATGTGCCATAATATTGATTAACGGATCCTGATAAGCATAATAAATCCTGAATCCGCCACCAAGGCTAAGTACACCACCTGTTAAGCCGACTCTTATTCCGTCATAAGGTTTTTCAGGTTTAAATTCTACGGTACCTCTGTTAGGAGTTGCTCCAAGTTTAAGAAGACTTACATCTATCGTTCTTCTGTCGTTATTGGATTGGCCTCCGTTCATGGTTTCCAATGTTACACCGCTTAATAATTGTACAGATAAGGCAATGTTGTCTGTTCCGATACCCACAACAAGTCTTGTGTCGGATCTTAGATCAGGGAAAGTTAAAGTTTGTTGAATTCCTCCTAATAATGCGGTTCCTAATACCATTGTAGAATAATCGTCCTCATTATCTCCAATGGCATTTTGAGGGTTGTCTACACGGCAGCCTAAACAAGCTACTCCAAAAACTCCTGAGTTTTGAGCGTGAGCATAGATTCTGTTCTGGGCAAGAAATAAAGCATTGGTAGCGAATAAAAACAATGCTGTGAAAACAGCTTTAAATGAGAACTGTTTTCTCAAAAGTAAATTAATTTTCATGTTATCGAATTTTGGATGAATAGTTTCATTCAAATTTACACATTAATAAGAAAAGCAAGAAATATTATTTCCTTTTTTGGTGATTTTTTTAAACTTATTTATAATCGGAAAAAACTAGGCAAAGGATACATTGTTTTAAATTAATAAAAAAGACAGGTCTAAAAACCTGCCTTTGTGATGTGTTATATTTTATCGAGTGAGGATAAGCTTTTGAGTAAATGTTTTCTTATCCTTTGTTTGTACGGTCAATAAATAGATGCCTCCAGGTAATGTTGTCGGTAGGTTAAACGTTCTGGAATGGTATTTTGAACGGAAAATTTCCTTTCCAAAAGTATTATTGATGAAAATATCTGCTCCCTCCAGGTCAATGCTTCCATTGAGGGTGATTTGTCCTGTAGTAGGATTGGGAGATAGAGTGAATAGATCTTTTGTAGGTGTTATTTTTGTTGCTAGCGGTGACGAAACACCTGGTAAGCTATATGCTGCAGGTAGTACTTTGAGTATTTCATCTGGTAATGCTTCCTGGTAAATCAGTAAGTCGTCTATTTTTGCCAGCTCCGTCGTAAGTGAAATGAGTTTTTCGGAATCCGGATTAGAATCATGGTAGCCCACCTGAAAAGTGATTTTATATTTCTCAGTAAGATTTCCATCTATATATTTTGAAATGATTCCTCCAACAGGTTTTGAGCAATGTATTGTATCTTCTGGATCTATACGACTTTTGCAGAGTAATTTTTCGAAAGGTGTAGGAAGTATTGGAGTCACTTTTATTGAATAATGATGGAGGCCTGTGCTAGAATTTTGTTTAGACAGCTTTAAAGGAAAAAGGCTGTCATCATCTTGATCAGGTATACGATACGCACGATCCTGATTTACTGTAAATGATGTTTTGTCTATCGTGATTTTAGTGCCGAATACATTCACAAATAATGAGTTTTCTACGTCAGCCCAAAATGAAATAGTCTTTTCTAATCTATTTTCAGATGTGAGGTCTGTTTTCAAGGTATTGTATGCTTTTAACGCCTTACCACATATAACGCTGTTGTCTTCAAATTGTGGATCAACATTGGGTTCCTGGTTAAAATGATAATTATGAACTTTATCTTGAATTTGCCAATCAAAAGGATAATAATAGTATGGAGTAGCGGGAAGTGAGGTATTGCATAGGGTGATAAATTCAGACTGATGGGCGTAATAAATTCGAAATTCACTGTTCACACTGATGGCTCCGGTATTTAACGTTATTTTTACCTTGTTGTAAAGTTTTGTGGGTTGTAATTCTATGGTTGCTCTGTTGAGTTGTGAACCAATTTTAAGAATATTATTATCTATGATTCTGCCATCTCCATTGGATGTATTTCCATTCATTGTTTCTATAGTTGCTCCGCTTAGCAATGAAATCGATAATTGACTATTGCCGGTTCCGATGCCAATCCTTAATTTTTTTAAACTTGATGTCGGAAATTCGAGGGTTTGAGAAATATTTCCTAATAATGCCGTGCCTATCTTTAACGAAGAATAATCGTCTTCATTGTTTCCTATTGCATTTTGTGGGTTTTGAATGC is part of the Chryseobacterium lactis genome and encodes:
- a CDS encoding T9SS type A sorting domain-containing protein, with amino-acid sequence MKKHLQASSCLRRAVLLSFLTFFMNNLSFAQVTTKTYVSGENHSISAVCLSCGIQNPQNAIGNNEDDYSSLKIGTALLGNISQTLEFPTSSLKKLRIGIGTGNSQLSISLLSGATIETMNGNTSNGDGRIIDNNILKIGSQLNRATIELQPTKLYNKVKITLNTGAISVNSEFRIYYAHQSEFITLCNTSLPATPYYYYPFDWQIQDKVHNYHFNQEPNVDPQFEDNSVICGKALKAYNTLKTDLTSENRLEKTISFWADVENSLFVNVFGTKITIDKTSFTVNQDRAYRIPDQDDDSLFPLKLSKQNSSTGLHHYSIKVTPILPTPFEKLLCKSRIDPEDTIHCSKPVGGIISKYIDGNLTEKYKITFQVGYHDSNPDSEKLISLTTELAKIDDLLIYQEALPDEILKVLPAAYSLPGVSSPLATKITPTKDLFTLSPNPTTGQITLNGSIDLEGADIFINNTFGKEIFRSKYHSRTFNLPTTLPGGIYLLTVQTKDKKTFTQKLILTR
- a CDS encoding T9SS type A sorting domain-containing protein, with amino-acid sequence MKTHLLLGQRAMKAAIMASFLFLTSATSFAQITKIYASSQTNQVVGICLGCGVLNPQNAVGSNESDYSTLQVSVGLLARTEQTLIFPATNIAMGTNKFVLGFGTDQVMLSAQLISGISIETFNGDVSNNDYQNLNNDAIKLGGTDPSKGELELTMNKPFDRIKVNLNGGLLSVNGALRLYYAYQYKDPYINFMAHNQDGQITLDKKLPLEGSEVSLTNTSGKEVYRSKLTSNTFETKQPQGVYIMTIKTKEGKMYSNKLIIK
- a CDS encoding T9SS type A sorting domain-containing protein, whose product is MKTNLLTDYRMTQVIVYIFFLLSGTLSFAQNKIYSSSQINQITGICLGCNIFNQQNAVGSNESDYSTLKFGIGALAKIEQTLIFQESTTKKLAIGIGTDNTPLSIGLLNGATVETMKGDISNNDAKIINSSILTLDAQVNNRATIELTPTAQYDRVKITLNGGLLNVSGGLRIYYAYYEDRCMPALYPIHHYSFNGNTLDIPSGGLDLTRISSHEESFSGNMICDQGLTYSSADSTYVLKGNNYLNVPSPREPRTVSFWARIEKAGSIDLTIYGEKIKITQDSIIIKPVNENNLHSNKAYFGKMFRSNPAIAGSFNFYVINFNNDPTPPYAVSSTLYAPNNQTNPPYYPVDVRLTVNTQGLTGPFMLFHSNNFSSTYPLTIQTTHWAPYYIQGANLNNEFIISYKSSQIDEFLIYNRKLYPEELFNAYSHSPANSFTTSKVSSSHENEFFRVSPNPTTGQITLNGNILFIDSNIFITNTSGKEVYHSKFTSKTFELPSAIPTGVYILNVQTKDRKIYSSKIILTR
- a CDS encoding T9SS type A sorting domain-containing protein; this translates as MKINLLLRKQFSFKAVFTALFLFATNALFLAQNRIYAHAQNSGVFGVACLGCRVDNPQNAIGDNEDDYSTMVLGTALLGGIQQTLTFPDLRSDTRLVVGIGTDNIALSVQLLSGVTLETMNGGQSNNDRRTIDVSLLKLGATPNRGTVEFKPEKPYDGIRVGLTGGVLSLGGGFRIYYAYQDPLINIMAHSQNGQITLGGNVPVQGSEVTLVNTSGKEVYRSTLRSNTFDPQQSGGVYIMTLQTKEGKAYSRKIMIK